A window of Helicobacter macacae MIT 99-5501 genomic DNA:
GCAAAGCAGGCGAAGCTTCTTTACTTTTTTGGAATCTTTGTGGTGCATTTTGATTGACTTGTGGCGTGTCTTGTGGGGTTTGCGCGTTTTGTTGATATTGTAGGGCTTGCTTAGCTTGCAAAGAGCGCAGTTCTTGGAGCTTTTGGATTTCTTTTAAGAGTTTTGCTTGATTTTTTGGGGTATTTTTCTTTTGAAGTTTTGCCTCTTTTTCCTCTATTTCTTCGAGTGTTTTTTTGATTTCTCTCTCTATCCCTGCGCTACTTTTGAAATCCATTTGTGCCATTGCAGTGGCGATTTGGATAAAGTCATTGCGCATTTGCATTGATTGGTGGTCGCGCAAATTATGCAATTCTTTGTTATACATCATAAAAGATATGATTCCCAAAAAGCATACCGAAGTCCCCAAATAAAGGAGTAAAATCTTATAAGTTGTGCTTGTGAAAGTGTCGATTTTTTTGGGATTTTGGGATTTTGGGACTTTGGGAAAAGCAAAAAATTTACCCAAAAAGCTAGCACGCATTTCCCCCCAAATCACCTTAAAAAACTTCCTTAGATTCCCTAGTTTTTTAAGATTTTTGCCATATTGAGTAAAATGCTTTAACTTTTTATTTGGCATAGCAATATCCCCTATGCCTTTGCGTGGCGATACTCTCACTCCCTAGCACTTTTCGCAAGTTTTTGATATACACGCGCAACGCCATATTTGTGGGGCTTTCATCATAGCTCCATATCCGCTCAAAAATCTCATCTTGGCTGACAAAATTCCCTCGATTTTGCAAGAGCAGTGCGAGCAGTTCGCGCTCTTTGTTAGTAAGGGGGATTTCTTTTTGTGTATGTTTATCAAAAAGTGTTTTTTGCAGTATGTCAAAGCAATGCTTCTCGCTAAGCTCTAAAATCTCGCTATTTTGGTGTGCAAAAGACCTTTTAAGCAAGCAATCCACGCGCAAAAGAAGCTCATCTACATCAAATGGTTTGCGTAAATAATCATCACAGCCCACCAAAAATCCCCGCTTCAAATCCTCTATCATCGAAAGCGAAGTAAGAAAAATCGTGGGCGTATTTTTGCCAAGCCCCCTAAGCTCTTTTAGCACTTCAAAGCCATTTCCTAGAGGGACCTTGACATCAAATATCCACAAATCAAACGCCTGCTCATAGCCTATTTCTAGAGCGTTTTGTGCGTTTTCGCAGTGCGTTACAAGATAGCCTTTTTCTTTTAGTTCATCACAGAGCATTTCGCCAAGCGACAAATCATCTTCTAAAAGTAGGATTTTTACGCCCTTTTTTGCCATTCGCGCTCTCCTTTTTGCGTTGTTATCACTAAGCATAAATATTTGATATTGTAAAAGATTTTGCAAAATCTATGCGCATTGCTCCAAACAAAAGTGATATATTTTGCAAAATCTTACTAAGTTTTGTGGCATAGCCTAGATTCTAGAATCTAGGCTATAAAAGGAACAAAGCAGGCACTACAATTTAGTCATCAAACTCATAGTCTTTGAACCCTTTGGCTTTTTCGTGTTTTTCGTGTTTATGTTTTTGTCCGATGAAATCGCAATTTTTATGAAAGACTTTTAGCCCTGCTTCACGGATTTGCGCTCCTGTCATAGAGTCTGTCCTAGCTTGGAATGCCTTGCAAGATTCTATTTTTCTTTTTCGCGCTTGTTCGACAGAGAGTTTAGAGAAACCTTGCTTTCGAGCGTATTTGATAGCGCGTTTGAAGTCTTTTGCTTCTGCGTAGGGCTTTGCATTTACGCGCTTATTTACCTCTATGGCGAAATCTGGCTCATCACTTGGGGCAATCGAGCCTGCAAGTTTGATTAGCTCACTATCGCTTTTCGCGCTAAAGTCCGCACCAAGAGCAAAAGAGCCACACAAAACGCTACTTGCAAAACCTGCCAAACTTGCCAAAAACAATACCCTTGCCCACGAAAATTTCATTTGTGAAGTTTTCATTTGTGTTCTCCTTATTTAAGAAAATTTTGCTGTCTAAAACTCTTTAGGCTTTTTTAGAATCTTTTATAGCTAGAATCTTATGGATTTCATAGCTTAAAAGATTGCGCTTTAAGTCCAAATGTCTTAAACAAACAGCGCAATTCTAAAAAACCAACATAAAACGAGCGTGAAAACAAAATTTTATTTTTGTGTAAATAAAAAATTTACTTTTTTTCTTTTCGTGCTTGCCATCGTTATGTGGCGTTTATCCCACTCATTACAAACCACCCAAAAAGTCGCATATATCTAGCTTTGAGCGTTATTGCTTTTTGACAAAAAACACAAAAACAATGATACAATTTCGCGCTTAAAAATTTGCCAAGCAAAATCTAACGAAAGGAAAAAAAATGTCAAAAATCATCTATGCAAAACCAACTTACACATTCTCACGCAAAACCATATCCACCCTCTCATCACTATCTTTCGCGCTTGCTATTTCCATATCAAATGCAGCTCCACTTAGCCAAGAGGAATGGAATCAAGACTTTAACGCCTGTGTGTTTAACAAAGACCACAATATGTGTCAGAGACTCATAAACAACGGACTACAAACCCTAGAAGAATGCACCAAAACCACTTGCAATGACAATGGACTAATATATCAAAATGCAGGATTTCAAGCAAAAGCTATCACATTTTTCAAAAGAGCTATTGAATTGGACGATAATCGTGCTTATCACAATCTAGGATTGCTCTACCACAAAGAGATAGGAAATATCCCACAAGCAAAAAAATTCTACGAGCTAGCACTGCAAAAGCAACACTACGGAGCAAGGCTAAATCTAGGGACTTTATATTATGAGCAAAAAGACTACTCAAACGCGCTCAAGCACTTTGAAATCGTGTGTGAAAAAAGCAATGGCGAAGCAAAAATGCTTGCTTGCCATAATCTAGGCGTAATGTATGATAACGGCGAGGGCGCACTGCAAGACTACCGCAAATCACACCAATACTACAAAACCTCTTGTGATATGGGATATGGCTATGCGTGCAACAATCTAGGCGTGCTATATGCAAATGGGCTTGGCACAAAGCAAAATCTACTTATGGCAAAAGAGCTATACGGCAAAGCCTGTAACCTCGTCTGCAACAAAGGCTGTGCCAACTACAAGGCACTAAACCAAAAGAACTTGAAGTAATGTTTTTAGATTTTGATTTTTATGGATTTTAGATAGGCAATGTGCCCATTTTTTTCGTCATTGCGAGATTTTATCAAAGAAACTTCGCTTGTTTTGCGTAGCAAAATCGTGGTAGTCCACATTCATCGTCATTGCTAGCAAGTCTTTAAGACTTGTGTGGCAAAACGAAGTTTCTTTAATAGTCTAGCCTTTCCCGTCATTGCGAGCAAGCAAAGCGAGCGGTGGCAATCCACTTTCTATGTCAATCGTGTTTGATTTTGGATTGCCACGATTTTTGCTACACAAAATCTCGCAATGACGGGGTGGTGGATTGCCACGATTTTTGCTACGAAAAATCTCGCAATGACGGTTTTGCTACGCAAAACAAGGCGAAGCCGCAGTTTCTTTAGTTTCTTTAGTAAAACAAGCGTGGCGAAGTTTCTATTTCCCCCTCCCTTGCGAGTTATGGCAAGTAAACTATTTCCCCCTCCCTTTGCGGAGGGGGATTAAGGGGGTGGGTATTAGGTTTTAAGGATTTTTATGGAGTGGGGGTTCTTTTAGATTCCTAAATCTCGCCTTGCTAGGTAGCACCGAAGCCACAACGGAGGCAATCCGCCACATATTCATTGCGAGAATCGCGTAAGCCACTCGTGGCAATCTATTTGTCATTGGCAGGCAAGGTAGCCACCTTGCTATTGCTCAGTATTTTTAGCTATCTTAATAAGCGCAATCACAAATCATTCTCTTGTAGAGAATCTATTTCTTGCTTATTTTTTATCATAAAGCGATTCAAGATGCTCGCTAAAAGCATTATATGCGCCCGATACAATCTCATTATGCTCATTTTCAAAACTCTGCAAAATCCACTCAATTTTTTCTTTGTAGATAGATTTTGCACTATTTTTTGTGGATTGTGAGTGTGGGGTTTGTGCGCTCAAAGATTGTTTATGTGGTGTTGTGGGTAGGTTTGCTTTGGCGTGTTTTATTTTGCTTAAAAACTCACTAGAGATTTTGCCTACATTTTCTTCTAAGTGTGCTAGCTCATTTTCTGCGTTGTATGCTTTGGCTGATTGCTTGGCTTTTGCAATCGCTTCTTGTTTGTATTGGTTGTGGTGTTTGCTTAAGTCTTTGGCACTTTCTTTTTTGCTCTCAAACTGACTAAGATAATGCTCATAGCCACTTCCCTTATATGATTCTGTTTGAGGTTTGTTTCTTTGCTCGGCTTCTATAATGACTTTTAGGCGAGATTCTAGCTCGTTTATTTTTGTTTGAAATGTTTGCTCTATCTCTTGGCTTCTCTCTTGGATAGACTTTTTTGGCGAGTTTGCGCTCAAATGGCTTGACACAAACGCTACACAGGCTAATGCGACAAAAAATACTCTACTAGCTTCTTTGCGGACGGACTTTTTCATTTGATTCTCCTTTTTGTTGTTTTGGTGGTCGCTTTAGTGTCGGCTAATGTGTAACCATACCAAAAAAAAAAAAAAAACGCCAAATTGGAATAATGCACGCAAAATACCTCAAAAAAAGCACTCAAAAGAAAT
This region includes:
- a CDS encoding DUF1104 domain-containing protein, with product MKTSQMKFSWARVLFLASLAGFASSVLCGSFALGADFSAKSDSELIKLAGSIAPSDEPDFAIEVNKRVNAKPYAEAKDFKRAIKYARKQGFSKLSVEQARKRKIESCKAFQARTDSMTGAQIREAGLKVFHKNCDFIGQKHKHEKHEKAKGFKDYEFDD
- a CDS encoding response regulator transcription factor, yielding MAKKGVKILLLEDDLSLGEMLCDELKEKGYLVTHCENAQNALEIGYEQAFDLWIFDVKVPLGNGFEVLKELRGLGKNTPTIFLTSLSMIEDLKRGFLVGCDDYLRKPFDVDELLLRVDCLLKRSFAHQNSEILELSEKHCFDILQKTLFDKHTQKEIPLTNKERELLALLLQNRGNFVSQDEIFERIWSYDESPTNMALRVYIKNLRKVLGSESIATQRHRGYCYAK
- a CDS encoding tetratricopeptide repeat protein — its product is MSKIIYAKPTYTFSRKTISTLSSLSFALAISISNAAPLSQEEWNQDFNACVFNKDHNMCQRLINNGLQTLEECTKTTCNDNGLIYQNAGFQAKAITFFKRAIELDDNRAYHNLGLLYHKEIGNIPQAKKFYELALQKQHYGARLNLGTLYYEQKDYSNALKHFEIVCEKSNGEAKMLACHNLGVMYDNGEGALQDYRKSHQYYKTSCDMGYGYACNNLGVLYANGLGTKQNLLMAKELYGKACNLVCNKGCANYKALNQKNLK